From the Chionomys nivalis chromosome 18, mChiNiv1.1, whole genome shotgun sequence genome, the window ctggctatattctgcctgtCATTGGctgaagcaacttctttattaaccaatggtaataacacatattcagagcatacaaaggggaatacGACATCAACTGTCAAATCTGAACGAGTGGCTTTTAGATATGAAGTAAGCCGTATTTATAACACACAAACCACCCAAATCTAAAAATAAGATGTTAAATTTGCAATTAAAAAATTTtccccacagagaaaccctgtctcgaaaaaccaaaaaaaaaaaaaaaaatttcccatttGAAGGAAGATAGATTAATGAGAAGCAAGAATTGGGTCTCTCCTTATTTTGGtatcattttcttacattttcttacatttgGTATCATTATAATCTTCCTATTACATCTGAAGAGCCAACAAAATCACTAAGGTAAGAAACCAAATAGGGTAAgcgatgcttttttttttttgttgttgttggcttgGCCTCATGTGGTCGACACACCTAGCTCTCTCAGAGAAGGTCATTCTTGCAAAGGTAAACATTCTTAGTCATTTCAGGAATTCTCAAGGAAAGTTTTAACCTCCTCTGTGTCCTGGCCTGGATTCCTCACTGCTGAGTAGGGGACCTTTTGATATGTGAACCTTACATTAAAGTTGATAAGCAGAACCCAGAACTAGAATATTCGTTCTACATAGAAACTTCCTATGGGAGCCTGGAATGATGGCACCCTGTGGAGGGTCAGGCACGTGGTTGCTGAATGCAGTGCTAGCCGGCTTGAACGACAGAAGGGAGAGCTTCctcaaaataaacaaggaaaaacaaacaaaagatattaTATGAATCTGAGAACCTACTGGTTCAACACTTGAATGGGTGAACACCAAATGTCGGAGACTGTTAATACTGCGATCTTTGTAGAATACTTAATGAACAGCCGTGGTAATGAACTCTAAATGTATACAACACAGAGTATTCCAACAGCCAGTCCCTTcatgctgctataacaaaatgctACAAGCTGGTTCATGTATTATGTAATAGAAGATACTCATTCCTCACAGTTTTAGAGGCAGGAAGTTCCAAGGTTGTGATTCTTAGGGATTTGGTGTCTGGTAAGAGCTTGTTCTCGGTTTACAAGCCAGTACCTTCTTGCTGCATCCTCATCCTCACTTGGAGGGATAGAGGAGCAATGCCGCCTGACATTGCAGAATGCGAAGAACTGCTCCTTCAGCctccttttacacacacacacacacacacacacacgaacgcacgcaggcacgcacgcacgcacacacctgAGACAGGTCTATATgcccctggatgtcctggaactctctatgtagactaggctggtattgaactcacagagctttgctgggattaaagatgtgttctaacaggatgtggtggctcacaccttttcTCCCAgtactggaggcagaggcaggaggacttctgaattcgaaaccagcctggactacagagtgagttctaggacagccatggctacacagagaaaccccctctgaaaacaaacaaacaaaataggtaAATGCCACTATCCCTGGTCCTTCAGCCTCTTTTTAAAGAGCAGTATTCCATTCAAGAGAGTGGATCACTTTGTAAAAGTGACTCAGTCCCTTTCTAGGCATCTACACCATTTACTGATATCCCTTTTGGTTTAAGTTCCAAAATATGAACTTTGGAGAAGTAGATGCATTACAAATGGTATCAATCAATGTATgtaaattctcaataaaattcccCATTAAACATTAGTCTAACCATATCACAGGCAGGAAATGCAATgcctaatcttggttgtcaaccatTGGATTGATAATTACCTAGGAGAGTAGACAATGGGGGTCTAACTGAATGAGCTGATCAATCACTTGATGGGTCATAAAATTACTGCATTATTAGTAGGTAGTTAaaatatgagataaaataaaGTATCTCATATTTAAGGATGTAGATCTTTGGGATGGATCCTTACTGGCTATATCTTACTTTGGCcaattcctgttctctctctctctctctctctctctctctctctctctctctctttctctctctctctttctctctcactttctttccctcatgcgcgtgcatgcacacacatgtttgtgcgtgtgtgtgtgtgtgtgtgtgtgctgtactgaagaatggaaggaagtcTTCTTTAGCAAACACCTGACGTTATGGGAAGGTAAATTTATAGAGACTTTCAGAGTCTGCTTCCCTTGCCTTAGAGAAGGACAAGGATATGGCAGGTCCCCTGTCACCTGCCCCATTTGTTGGATTTAagggttttctttcatttgaggtCATATTTCTGTCTCAGAAAGTTCGAAAACTGCTGGAAAAGATCCCTAAGCACTTCCTCACCTGCTCTGAAAACCACGAAAACAGAAAATGATCTCAAATTACAGCGAATAGAATTAAGTTACCCCCCAAAATCTCAGAATATATACATGGAAACTATTGTGACCAAGGCAAACTGTGTAATTGTCTCTTCTCTGAAGCTTTAAAATTGCACAGATTCTCTTCCAAGTGTACTCAAAGCTTCACATGGGGAAATCTCACTGCGCCAGTCATAACAatccagacacacagacaaagcaGGAATAAGAGACTCTTGTCTCTCAGGAGATGGTGGGATGGGGACTCTTTCCTGCAGCCCACCCTGGAAAGTTACCTGAGCACTCCTGATTGTGGAGTCAGCCCATGGGCTAGGGCAACCTGTGTGTTTCAAAACACAAGCCTCAAGAGATGTTGGGAAAGGAATTAAGATGTGATagatcaacaacaaaaacttgaTAAGAATGCAGATAAATATGTTGGACTCAAAGAAAGGGCCAACCATAAAGGTGAGAGCATTCTGACTTTGCATGGGTCCACTCTCCGAGTTCCAAGGCAAGAGAGAAGGGAATTTGGTCATCTCCTTCCAATGGTCTTCAATTACTGCTGTGTCCATGCTGTGTCTCCTTCAATCCAGACCTTGTTCCTCATCCCTGAATCATCGTCTTTGAAATTATAAGACATGGAGGATGAAGATAAGACAGTTGGATGTCAGGACTCAAAGCCATGCACTGGGACCAGTCACACAGCTTCTGAGCATCAAGGACCACAGGTAAGATGACCAAGCAAAGGCAGAAACCCCAGCTGTTCCCCTAAGCACACTACTAAGCTGAGAGAGTGGTTTCTCCTCACTCTTTACCAGTCAACAATTTTCCCAGAAGGGCCAGGTGACACACTCCTAGAAAGCCAGCATTCGGAAGAGTTATGCAGAAATACTATGAGTATGCAGTCGCCTGAgttacctagtgagaccctgtcttgaaagaaagaaggtgggggagggaggaagaacgaaagggagagagagaaagaaaataggaaagaaagagagagggagggagggaggaggaagagagagaaagggggaagagagaggaaggaaggaaggaaggaaggaaggaaggaaggaaggaaggaaggaaggaaggaaggaaaatcttCCTCATGCTTAATTCCCATGATCACATAGACCAGGGTATATAATGTCTATCAGTTTTCCACCTAAGGTCATTGGTAGCTGTCCCTACCTGAGGTTGACAAAATAGCCTTGTGTGTTCCTGGCCTAAGCCCTAGAAGGATTTTGTGTGCTTGCCTTCCTTGCTCTTCTccactcttcctcccttcctccctcctctcctttcttgaaTCTCTTTGGGATATTCGCCTGCTATCATCTTGAATTATGTCTTAACTATACCAATTTGGGGGCCTAGTATTGTACAATGTAACTTTATGTTTATGTGACTCAAGCATTTAAAACTCTAAAAATAGGGACGGACCCATTCTTCAGTGGTTCCTGTTCTAAGCACTAGCTGACTTATTGGCAAAAAagttgtgtgtttctttgtaaggtattAGCCTAGATTTTAATAAGGgcaattttatttgaaatgcGATAAGCTAATAGCTAAAAGATGGATGAAAACACagctttaaaaattctgttttaaatacaGGAAGAGAGAGTCATGAACCTCAAAGGGGTAGATGGGAATGAGCCAACAGAAGACAGTAACCTGCTGAACAGTGGTGAGAAAAAGCCCCCGGAACTGGCAACAGAATCCGGTCACTTGCAGAATCTGAGAGGAATACTGGCTTGCCCTCCACATGGCTCGCTGGGCAAAGTGATAACAAACGGTGCGTATACGGCAGGGATGAGCTCAGAACATCAAAGATAAAGTCAGAGTGAGAGCTTCCAAAACCACGTGGTTCAAAGGACAAGAAGAAACGTCCTTCTTCCTTAGTTAAAGCTACTGGATGAGACAGCTAATAATGGTTACGACTCCGCTCCACAcaggcactgggggtgggggtgggaaaaaCTCCATCATCTCAAAGTGTGGTTTCAAAGGTGACTGTGGGCACTACAGAGTCAAAAGAGCAGGGATTAGAGAACATTTTCTATATCGGCATAATTCACACAATCACGGTAAGGCTCCAAACGTCTGAGTACCAGGGGAAGCATTATGTAACTGTTGATGCCATTACAGCAATAGCGGTGTGACTAATGTTGAACAAACAGTGATCATTTTATGCTTCTAATCAAATCCTGTCATTTTTCAAGTAAGAATCTTGGTTTGCAATTGAACCAGTTCTTTGCAGACTTTGAGGAGTTTGCGGGGAGGAGAAGGATTTATCCAGATTGTTTTGGACATTGTTTCAGTTGAGATATATTGGTCTTTTAGTTTATGAAGGTAACCTGAAATATGTTAGAAATTTGATGAGTGTATACATGTTCATAATCACTGGTACAATTTTTTTTgttcacaaaggaagaaagagagggaaagagtctgtgtgcatgtacatgcatgcacttCCACGGTGTGTGTGAACTGTGCAATAATACAAGAAAGAAGGggttgaaattttctttaaaagcaaatattaaaacaaatttgaaaactgttgagaaatgaaaacatgatttCAGTACATTGTTTCCTGAACACCAAGGCTCGATTCTCAATTTCTAGTTCCCTTGaccttgttgtgtgtgtgtgtatgtgtgtgtgtgtatgtgtgtgtgtgttgctttattTCAACAAATGTTATGTGTATAGCTCAggactcatgatcctcttgcctcagtcattccagtgctgagattgaaggcctGCACCACCCACCCAACCTGAGCTAAGATTTTGGAACTGTACTTTAGAAGGGAGCTCTCACagagatttttattcttttcatgcaggacaatagaaacaaatataatatgttatGCTTTAGGCGGTGTATGTTTTTACTGGAAAAGTAATATTCTGAACCACTGTGGGAAAACTAGGTCTCAAAATATAACTAGATGAAGATACCTCTTCTCtcttttatatgattttttaaacttttggcACTGAAAATATGACAATATctagtttaaaaaattataataaaaacagatactaTTTGCCTGAGGGATATGTAAAAATGAACAACATGATTTGAgaactcatttttatttctatcctTTTTAGCATTTTGTGACACTATATGCTTCCATATGAGCATGTATATTCCCGTGTGTGGGTgcaagtgtctgtgtgtatgcacttggtgcatgtgtgtggaggccggaGGTTGACACTaggccttccttcctccctctccatttTACATTGTGAGACTGGTACCTCACTCTTTGTGTGACTTGGCTCCTGGGACCCTGACTAGGGATTGACCTAACTGGGGTGGCAAGGAAATGAAAAGACAGATGCACAGAAAAGCTGGCATCAGGTGGGCTGGGGTCTCTGATGGAGAAGCTGCTGCCACACCTGGGAGGCTCAGCATGTTTATTAAGTCCAGCAAAACACAGAAGAGGGCTTACTGTACACAGATATGCAAGGAGTCGGGGTTATTACGTATAGCTGAACAAGGAGACAGGTTTGGCTAACCTCCGTGGGAGAAGACTGAAGGGGCTTGCTTgggcccagagctcactgatctCCCTAGTCTAGCTAGGTTGTCATAGCGACATCAGCACTTACCTGCTAGGAATCCGAATGCTCCTCACACTTATGGCgagcactttactcactgagctctctctccagcctgagaactcttttttaaatttagaattgtTCCAGAACCATTCCTGGAAAGTGAGAGTTCCTGGGAGATAAGCGTGTGCaaactgttttcctgtgtttctgcTTCTGAGGTTGATGGCTCTGTTCCGTCTTTGCTCCTGCATCATTTAACACACATAAATTCTTCTTGGGAAGTGATTATTACATCAAAGCTATGTTTTCCCCAAATCATAAATGACAAATAAATTATTAACGGTCTAAGCCTGATTTAGAGATAccttataaatatacacataagtaACATTTACAAGTGTTTTCTCAGGAACTGGGAATAACAGGAGAGTTAGAAAACAATCTTAGCATGGAGAAATGAAAACTCCTAACTCTGTGAAATTACTGAAAAGTTCAGCTTATTCCTTAGCAAAGTCAGACTTAACATCTGGCAAATCATTCCACCTGTAACATTTTCTGGAATTGTTAGCTTGTATACTCTATTGAAAAATACTGAAAGTACCTTAGATATTTCATGAAATAGTAGCCTacatctctggaaaaaaaaaattgatgttttAGAGAAAGAGGCGTTTGTTTGGTCACTGGGTTAATTTTCTTTTTCGTTTTGTGATAGCATAGCAATGGGCCGTGTTCTTTACTTTTGTAAGTGCGATAATTCTGAGCAAACGTTGACAGTAAAAGAAATAATGGTTAATATTTAATTCCAGGCAGAAGTAAACACTGGAGTATAACTGGAGTGCAAATATTCTCAAGTTCCTACCAAGAGGGCAAAGAGAGTCATTGTTCTCTTTAATATTGGTTGTTCCTGTGTTGCAAGGCGGTGGTTCATTCTGGCATTGTGGAGGAAAGCAGGGCTGAGAACGAATGGGTGTACTGACAGGCGCTGCCAAGCCCCTGGTCCTTAAGCTGGATGGTGATTACCTAGTTGTTTGCATCACCACGTCCTTTATAACTCATGGTTATAAACATTTGCATATGGAGTCAATGTTTATTCAAAAATAACTTCAGAATACAACAAAGTTTGCATCTAACAATTAGTTTTCCTGATGTTTtgggtttatttttgtgtgtgtgtgtgtgtgttttttaaattatgtttttctttaggtacCATGGTTGTTCTTCTATGGGCTGTGGTTTGGTCAGTTACCGGCCCTGAGTGTCTTCCTGGAGGAAATCTGTTTGGAATCCTAATCCTGTTCTATTGTGCTGTAGCCGGAGGTAAAGTTTTTGGACTCATTAGGTTACCGACattgcctcctctgcctcctcttcttggtGAGTGTGAAATGCTTCCTGATTTCCTCAAAGCAAATGATAGCGTTAAAAACACTCTGGGAGGTTTGGGGAAATAAAAGGATGAAATATTTCAGTATTTGCTGTCCTGGAGacagcaaattttaatttaaaaaattgtgtgtgtgtgtgtgtgtgtgtgtgtgtgtaatagtcctttcatctttatgtgggttctggggaccacaCTCATGTCTCCAGTCTTTCGAGGCAGACACATTACTAGActtcatctctctggctccaatCACTAAAGAAGTTTTTTGGGCCAGTTGTTCAATGTGATGatttttttaactaattaataTGAATTTACAATTAAATAGTTCACATGTAAAAAGAAGAGGGATGAATACTCCAAATGCATCTCTTCCTAGCTATTTTTTACTATATTTCCTCTTATCTAAGCTCTTGAGGTTGTGGCTGTGCCATTTAATGGTGTGCCTCTGCACGTTTTCTCAGAACTCCATAAACGGTAACTTCAGGTGCACACACTAAAATCAGCTATGCTAGGCGTGTCTGTGATGCAGAAACCAATAAATGCCGCAAGGCGGGGCttgttaaatttgttttgttttgtttttggttttttttgagacaggatttctccgtgtagtgctggctgtcctggaactcagagatctgcctgcctctgcctcccaagtgctgggatttaagggatgtgccaccatgcctgattacAAGCATGAATGACCTTTCATTCCTCAGCGATGCATTAGTTTTagcttcacatgtgtgtgtgacctCCTCACATTACCCCTTCTATAAATAGGGTGGCCTAAATAGTTCTGGGTGTGAGCAACACAGGTTGGACTCGGTGgggataaaaataaacataaataaacttAATAACCATAAATAAACAGGTACTAAAGGCCTCTCCATGGTGTTTTTGATAGACCAGGGCAACAAAATTCAGAactcaggtttgtttgttttttctcgaCTGAATGTCAGTGGTGAGAAATGACAGTTACATGTTAAGCAGTGTCTGTGGCACCTCACAGTTTGTCTCTGTTTCTATACAGTGTCCTTCCTTTAGTAAACGTGTATATCAGTGTGAAGTGTGGCTCTTATGCGAACACAGTGAAGAGGTACAGCAGAGCAGGTGTACCTCAGAGACCTCAAGGTCTTTGATAGAGGGATCTTTCCTTTCATATGTACTTGGGGCCTAAATGTGGGCAGAACTCCCTTACGCGGACTTACAGTTCCCTTACGGAATTCCCTTACAAGGTTCAGTTACACTTAGCTACCCACAGCTCCTGGAATATGAAACTTCTTATGCCTTCGAAATATCCATTCTCTGTCCCATGTGCCAGACCCTTCACCGTCCCCCAACCCCTGCCCTGGGCCTCCTTATTCCCCTGTCTTTTCTCAGTCTCCTATAGTTGGGGTTGTTCTTGTTCCTCTGAGGGCAGAAAGCTTGTTGCTATGTTGAGTTCCTAGCATTCATCTGTAGAAACAGAACTCATAATCATCTACAGCTGGTTCCGTGTTCATCATCTTGTTTGAAATAATGAAGGCACCCAGGAAATGGTAAACAGTAGATAAAGGAGGAGGGACTGTCTGGCACGGCAGGGTGGCGTCCGGTTGCCATAATTGTTTTCCAAACCTTTACAAAGAGTGTCACGTCTCTCTGACAGACTGTCTCCTGTGAAGGAGAAGTAGAATCCGTGTGAGTAGTTATTGATAGCTCAGGTAACCTGACATTGCCAATAATTTTAGGAGCTGTTTGCCCTCAGGGATGACCGAACTGACATTGGATTAAAGCATCTTATTTGGGATTTGATCATTATTCCTTCGAAGTGCTACACTTTGTGCGTCCCTTCTGTACCCAATTATTCTGACAATATTAATTATTCTAATCATCTTTACATATGAAGTACTTCTTTGacccttttatttattatattttttaaaattatgagttTAACTTCATTTCATTCAAAGACTAGGCATAGGGAAAACTGGACTGTAGTCCCTGCCGTGTGTAGAGTGGTGATGGAAAAAAGAACTCCTTGTCTGAAAACTTAACTAGCTCTGTTTGACTGATCCATTCAAGGGATGATGCTTGCTGGGTTTCTCTTGAGAAATGTCCCAGTCATCAGTGAAAATGTCCGGATCCAGCACAAGTGGTCCTCTTCTTTGAGAAGCATGGCCCTTTCTGTCATTTTGGTTCGTGCTGGCCTTGGTCTGGACCCAAAGGTATGGAGTGTGAATTTCTAATTATTGAATAGTAAATATGTCCTGCTGACATTCTTTTGCaagtatttataatattaaagCTCTGGGAAATGAGTGGATAGTGCACATGACAGTCTCAGAAGAGGCAGGAGCTTTCTCAAGGGAGGGCCATTGTACTCCCACGCTGGCCTCATAGGAGTCCAGATGTTCCAGGACTATGTTGTGAAGGAACTGGTGTTACTGTGGAGGGGAAGACACAGATATAAGTCATAGGAGAGGTAATGATCACGGGGAGACAGTGTGTCATGTCCAGTACATTGCGTAGGGCTAGTTACATTGACTCAAGGAGCTTTCTTGCAAATGGAATGAGTCTTAAGCATGCTTTGACCTTTGAATGTGCAAAGTCAAATGGATAGTCAGATAGTATATGGATTGTAAACACAGACCGTGAAGTCATTTGCGTGACTGTAAACTTGTGCCCTCCTAAAGGATGACATCTATAAAGAGGACCAGCAGTTGCCTATCGCAGGATATCTGTGAGGACTGGGTACCCCGTCTCCCAAACCTGCAGAATGTAGAAATACCTGCTGGATAAAGCGAGCTGGAAAGACGCGATGGCCAACCCTGGCTGAGCAAGCGTTGGCGATGATACTGTCCACATGGTGCAGGAACACATTAGTGTGTCCACTCTTATTTTACAGGCGCTGAAGAAACTGAAGGGGGTGTGCGTGCGCCTGGCCATGGGTCCCTGCATCGTGGAGGCGTGCACTTCTGCCCTTCTTGCATACTTCCTGATGGGTTTGCCTTGGCAGTGGGGCTTCATACTGgggtaatgatttttttttctttttctatgaaaatattGAGGGGCATTTGGAACTTCCTGGTTCCATTTAAGAGTTTGTAAAATAACATCTCCTGAAGAGAAGCATAACATACATCGTCGACACTCCAGCATAGCACAGTCTGGACAGTCTAGCTGTAAGATAGAGTTTGTGTCACTGTAGTAACGAGCTTGGCAGTGACTGCAGTCAGATGAGCTACTGAAGAAGTtgttatgggttttgtttttgtttctcactATGCCCAATTCCAAGTCTGGGAGTTAGCTGCTGGATCCCACCTCAGAGCCTCCATAAATGGTTTGAAACACTAAGTGTTTTTTCTGCCACCAGACATGGCGACTTGATGGCTTCTCTACACATTCTTTCTAGTGTCCTGTTTTCACATTCAGTGGGTGACAGCCACGAGACGTGTACAAGTGAAGAGGATATAGCGGCAATTTGGTGTTTACATATGGGCAAGAGGAAATTCCTACCTGTCAGAAGTAGGCCTCGGGGGCTATTGCCTAGATTCCAGCCCCAGCTCTGTGATTTCCAGTTAGCCAGTCTCTCTGTGCTTCAATGGCCTTGCGTGTATCTGTTTCTTACTGTTACAGTGAAGAAATAAGTTCATACGTGTGAGGTCCTCACAGTGGCTGTCCAGAGTGTAAAACACTTCCCAGCCTTACACCTGCCCCATCCTCATACCTCATAGCCCCCACCTTCAAATCTGTTGTCTTATTTCACATTTCAAGATCTAACTGAAACCCtgttgagatatatatatatatatatatatatatatatatatatatatatatatatatttaaagcacCTACTATGGCCTAACTCCATTACTGACTCAATATTTCTCATGATGCATACATTTTAGGCAACCTAGATCATTGTAAACAGATTGCCCATGGATATACATCAAAGAGCAGTGTTTTATAGAGCTTTCTGTGTACCTGTTTCTGGTTTGGTGTTTCTGAACTGTTTGAGAGACTGCAGTCTTCCGAAGTCTAACCTTTAAAGACATAGAAGAAGGAGGCATTGTTACGAATCCTGAGGTTGTCGTCGCGAGCAGTTTCCTTCGGCCATAGCATCTGATGCCTGGCTGCTCAGTTTTGTCGTAGGTGCTGTGTCTCCAGCCGTCGTGGTGCCTTCCATGCTCCTTTTGCAAGAAGGAGGCTACGGGGTTGAAAAAGGCATCCCGACTTTGCTCATGGCCGCTGGCAGCTTTGATGACATTTTGGCCATCACTGGCTTCAACACATGTCTGGGTGTGGCCTTTTCCACAGGTAATCTCACCTGTTAGGAGCAAGGCTGCTCTCCTTCTCTGCAAAGATGGAGTTAAAGTGTTTAAACCAGGGTGTGATTACTTAAGGCAATGCCTGAGAGGTAGGTGCTCGGTCCTTGGCCAGAGCCATCACTAACGGGAAGCTCCCTGTCTTCCCCCTGCTAGATAGAGAGGCACATAACAAGGCTGACAGAGGAGCTGTTTCTTCAAGGAGAGGTCTAGGAAAGTTTAGGTGTAGAAACCACAAAAACATGAGGAGGTTTTGCCATAGGCACACATAAGAGACAGCAGTCTGGGTGGAGCTGGGAGGAACAGTGAGCTTTAAATAGGAGCATTTCCTGTCCTCCTCCTGCCTTCAGCCTTTGTCAGTCCCTTGTAAGTTAGTTTCCATAGGCTTTACAATGTTACCATCTGTTCTGTAACTAATGAATGCTCCCTGCTTCCAGTGGGAAGAATAGCTCATAGGTAATTGTCTTTAGTTTACTATACAAATCAGGCAAACTTAAATTCCCACAATTTCCCTTGTGTGAACCTTTGAAACAGTTCTCAGCCTTAGCTTTGTGGCAGCTTTACCCAGGgagctttcattttatttccttctgttaACATAGACATTACCTTAGGCCAATTAAAACAGTCACCCTTGGGAATGGAAGACTGTAGCCATGACTAGGAACCATGGCTTCAAGGCAACAGTGTTGCCTTGGGGTCACAGAAGAGGCAAGAAGAATGAACAGGGGACAGCAATCCTTAGAGGAGCTTGCTTTGAGCTTTCCATAGCTTAAGAATCTTCTCTGCTGACTGTGTTGTGTCACCTCCGTTGGCCCCAAGGTCTGCTCACAGCAGTTTTGAATTTGAACCTAGATTTCCTGATAGTATTTTTGGTACCAgcccaagaattttttttttttttgaaacagtgttttacCATATAGGAAACTGAAAGTATTGGTTACATTCTAGATTCTAGAgtacattctttcttccttttatttttgtttgtttgtttgtttgtttgtttgttttgagacagggttttactgtgtagccctggttgtcctgaaacttgctctgtagaccaggctggcctcgaactcagagatctgcctgctcctgcctcccgagtgccgagGTTaacagcatgcaccaccaccgcccagcagacaGTACAGTCTTTCTTGAAACAGCTGGAGcatgatacattttaaaagatataaaaaatcATCTCTATTGAAAATGTGGAGAgtatagggctggagaaatggctcaacagttaagagc encodes:
- the Slc9b2 gene encoding sodium/hydrogen exchanger 9B2 isoform X1; the encoded protein is MEDEDKTVGCQDSKPCTGTSHTASEHQGPQEERVMNLKGVDGNEPTEDSNLLNSGEKKPPELATESGHLQNLRGILACPPHGSLGKVITNGTMVVLLWAVVWSVTGPECLPGGNLFGILILFYCAVAGGKVFGLIRLPTLPPLPPLLGMMLAGFLLRNVPVISENVRIQHKWSSSLRSMALSVILVRAGLGLDPKALKKLKGVCVRLAMGPCIVEACTSALLAYFLMGLPWQWGFILGFVVGAVSPAVVVPSMLLLQEGGYGVEKGIPTLLMAAGSFDDILAITGFNTCLGVAFSTGSTVFNIFRGILEVIIGVATGSFLGFFIQFFPSSDQDNLVWKRAFLVLGFAVLAVFSSVYFGFPGSGGLCTLVMAFLAGMRWSDKKSEVEKIIAVTWDIFQPLLFGLIGAEVSIASLRPETVGLCVATLGIAVLIRILTTFLMVCFAGFNIKEKIFISFAWLPKATVQAAIGSVALDTARVHGEKQLEAYGMDVLTVAFLAILITAPIGSLLIGLLGPRLLQKFEHQNEEEVPGETSAHVQRQGKETVVCSG
- the Slc9b2 gene encoding sodium/hydrogen exchanger 9B2 isoform X2 — translated: MEDEDKTVGCQDSKPCTGTSHTASEHQGPQEERVMNLKGVDGNEPTEDSNLLNSGEKKPPELATESGHLQNLRGILACPPHGSLGKVITNGTMVVLLWAVVWSVTGPECLPGGNLFGILILFYCAVAGGKVFGLIRLPTLPPLPPLLGMMLAGFLLRNVPVISENVRIQHKWSSSLRSMALSVILVRAGLGLDPKALKKLKGVCVRLAMGPCIVEACTSALLAYFLMGLPWQWGFILGFVVGAVSPAVVVPSMLLLQEGGYGVEKGIPTLLMAAGSFDDILAITGFNTCLGVAFSTGSTVFNIFRGILEVIIGVATGSFLGFFIQFFPSSDQDNLVWKRAFLVLGFAVLAVFSSVYFGFPGSGGLCTLVMAFLAGMRWSDKKSEVEKIIAVTWDIFQPLLFGLIGAEVSIASLRPETVGLCVATLGIAVLIRILTTFLMVCFAGFNIKEKIFISFAWLPKATVQAAIGSVALDTARVHGEKQLEAYGMDVLTVAFLAILITAPIGSLLIGLLGPRLLQKFEHQNEEEVPGETSAHVQRKPGDSITEA